In Bacteroides coprosuis DSM 18011, the following are encoded in one genomic region:
- a CDS encoding GTP-binding protein TypA (COGs: COG1217 membrane GTPase involved in stress response~InterProIPR000795:IPR004161:IPR000640:IPR005225:IPR 006298~KEGG: bfr:BF4463 GTP-binding elongation factor family protein TypA/BipA~PFAM: Protein synthesis factor, GTP-binding; Translation elongation factor EFTu/EF1A, domain 2; Translation elongation factor EFG/EF2, C-terminal~SPTR: GTP-binding elongation factor family protein TypA/BipA;~TIGRFAM: GTP-binding protein TypA; Small GTP-binding protein~IMG reference gene:2504105973~PFAM: Elongation factor Tu domain 2; Elongation factor G C-terminus; Elongation factor Tu GTP binding domain~TIGRFAM: GTP-binding protein TypA/BipA; small GTP-binding protein domain), whose translation MQNIRNIAIIAHVDHGKTTLVDRMLSAGQLFRDNQSSGELILDNNDIERERGITILSKNVSINYKGTKINIIDTPGHSDFGGEVERVLNMADGCILLADAFEGPMPQTRFVLQKALEIGLKPIVVINKVDKQNCRPDEVNEMVFDLMFNLDATEDQLNFPTLYGSAKNGWMSKNWKQPTDSITPLLDCIIETIPSPQVLEGTPQMLITSLDYSAYTGRIAVGRVHRGTLKEGMNITLSKRDGSTVKSKIKELHVFEGLGRVKAQEVSSGDICAIVGVDGFEIGDTICDYENPEPLAPIKIDEPTMSMLFTINDSPFFGKDGKFVTSRHIHERLVKELDKNLALRVQKSEEDGKWIVSGRGVLHLSVLIETMRREGYELQVGQPQVIFKQIEGQRCEPIEELTINVPEEYSSRIIDMVTRRKGEMVMMENTGDRINLQFDMPSRGIIGLRTNVLTASAGEAIMAHRFKEYQAFKGPIERRSNGSMIAMEAGTAFAYAIDKLQDRGKFFIFPQEDVYAGQVVGEHIHEKDLVINVTKSKKLTNMRASGSDDKASITPPIQFSLEEALEYIKEDEYVEVTPNHMRMRKVILDELERKKANKQ comes from the coding sequence ATGCAAAATATTAGAAATATTGCAATTATTGCCCATGTTGACCATGGTAAAACCACTTTAGTAGACCGCATGTTATCTGCAGGTCAACTATTTAGAGATAACCAATCTAGTGGCGAGTTGATATTGGATAACAATGACATCGAACGTGAGCGTGGTATAACCATATTATCGAAGAACGTATCGATCAATTACAAAGGAACAAAAATCAATATTATTGATACTCCAGGGCACAGTGATTTTGGAGGAGAAGTTGAGCGCGTTTTAAATATGGCAGATGGCTGTATTTTGCTAGCTGATGCTTTTGAAGGTCCTATGCCTCAAACTAGATTTGTTCTTCAAAAAGCTCTAGAGATTGGATTAAAGCCAATCGTTGTTATTAATAAGGTGGATAAACAAAACTGTAGACCGGACGAAGTAAATGAAATGGTTTTCGACTTGATGTTTAATCTTGACGCAACTGAAGATCAATTAAACTTCCCTACTCTATATGGTTCTGCTAAAAATGGCTGGATGAGCAAAAACTGGAAACAACCAACAGATAGCATTACTCCTTTGTTGGATTGCATCATCGAAACCATTCCTTCACCTCAAGTATTAGAAGGTACTCCTCAAATGTTGATTACTTCTTTAGACTATTCTGCATATACAGGACGTATTGCGGTAGGTCGTGTACACAGAGGTACCCTAAAAGAAGGTATGAACATCACCTTATCTAAAAGAGATGGCTCTACCGTAAAATCAAAAATCAAAGAACTTCATGTTTTTGAAGGACTTGGTCGAGTAAAAGCTCAAGAAGTTTCTTCTGGCGATATATGTGCTATTGTAGGTGTTGATGGATTTGAAATTGGTGATACTATCTGCGATTATGAAAATCCAGAACCATTGGCTCCAATTAAAATTGATGAACCTACCATGAGTATGTTATTTACAATTAACGACTCTCCTTTCTTTGGTAAAGATGGTAAGTTTGTTACTTCTAGACATATTCACGAACGCTTGGTCAAAGAACTTGATAAAAACTTAGCTCTTCGTGTACAAAAGAGTGAAGAAGACGGAAAGTGGATTGTGTCTGGTCGTGGCGTGCTACACTTATCTGTACTTATTGAAACTATGCGCCGTGAAGGTTATGAGCTTCAAGTTGGTCAGCCTCAGGTTATTTTCAAACAAATTGAGGGTCAAAGATGTGAACCAATTGAAGAGCTTACAATTAATGTTCCTGAAGAATACTCTAGCCGTATTATTGATATGGTAACTCGCCGTAAAGGTGAAATGGTTATGATGGAAAATACTGGAGACCGTATCAATCTACAATTTGATATGCCTTCTCGTGGTATTATTGGACTTCGTACCAATGTTCTTACAGCCTCAGCTGGTGAAGCTATTATGGCACACAGATTCAAAGAATATCAAGCATTCAAAGGTCCTATAGAACGTAGATCTAATGGATCAATGATTGCAATGGAAGCAGGTACAGCTTTTGCTTATGCCATAGACAAACTTCAAGATAGAGGTAAGTTCTTTATTTTCCCTCAAGAAGATGTTTATGCAGGACAAGTTGTGGGTGAACATATTCATGAAAAAGATTTAGTAATCAATGTTACTAAATCTAAGAAGCTAACCAATATGCGTGCTTCAGGCTCTGATGATAAAGCATCTATCACTCCTCCTATTCAATTCTCTCTAGAAGAAGCTTTAGAATATATCAAGGAAGATGAGTACGTAGAAGTTACTCCGAACCACATGCGTATGCGTAAAGTTATTCTTGATGAATTAGAACGAAAGAAAGCAAACAAACAGTAA
- a CDS encoding transposase IS4 family protein (InterPro IPR002559~KEGG: bcy:Bcer98_1656 transposase IS4 family protein~PFAM: Transposase, IS4-like~SPTR: Transposase;~IMG reference gene:2504105974~PFAM: Transposase DDE domain; Transposase domain (DUF772)), producing the protein MLVQQQKLQLSSYSDLYDLVIPKDNLLRKINELIDFTFVYDELVEKYCHNNGRNAESPIRMFKYLLLKTIYNISDVDVVERSGYDMSFKYFLEMTPEDEVINPSSLTKFRKLRLKDTDLLNLLISKTVSIAIEKGIIQSKSIIVDATHTLSRSNPISPIDVLKERAKQVRKVVYSVNQVKQGSLPPKNENNDLSSELDYCDKLEKEIGSDLALSSLPKVKEKLNLLKEAIEDTKDHYTLSKDTDARTGHKSSDSSFFGFKTHIAITEERIITAATITSAEKGDGPQLPELLKISKQNGIQVNTIIGDTAYSGKENLKLANEQGIKVVAKLNPGITQGHRKQEDKFDYNKDAGMFVCPAGHLAIRKARQGKKNSGKNQTYTYLFDIEKCKTCALKDGCYKPGAKSKTYAVTIKSDEHRDQMTFQESDYFREKSKHRYKVEAKNSELKNVHGYGRASSYGIKNMQMQGAMAIFVVNLKRILKLNM; encoded by the coding sequence ATGTTAGTACAACAACAAAAACTTCAGCTAAGCTCATATTCAGATTTGTACGATTTAGTAATTCCTAAAGACAATTTACTTCGTAAAATAAATGAGCTAATCGATTTTACTTTTGTATATGATGAGCTAGTCGAAAAGTATTGCCATAATAATGGTAGAAATGCGGAAAGTCCCATCCGTATGTTCAAATACTTACTACTCAAAACTATCTATAATATCTCTGATGTCGATGTAGTAGAACGCTCTGGTTATGATATGTCCTTTAAATACTTTCTAGAAATGACTCCAGAGGATGAAGTTATCAATCCCAGCTCGCTTACTAAATTTAGGAAGCTTCGTTTAAAAGATACAGACCTACTCAATTTATTGATAAGCAAGACTGTTTCCATAGCTATTGAAAAAGGTATTATTCAATCTAAGTCCATTATTGTAGACGCTACCCATACACTTTCCCGCTCCAATCCAATCTCACCAATAGATGTTCTTAAAGAACGAGCTAAACAAGTTCGTAAGGTCGTTTATTCCGTAAATCAAGTAAAGCAAGGAAGTTTACCCCCAAAGAATGAAAACAATGATTTATCAAGTGAACTTGATTATTGTGATAAGCTTGAAAAGGAAATAGGATCAGATCTTGCATTGAGCTCATTGCCCAAGGTTAAGGAGAAGCTCAATCTATTAAAAGAAGCAATTGAAGACACAAAAGATCATTATACGTTATCTAAAGATACTGATGCACGGACAGGTCATAAAAGTTCTGACTCCTCATTCTTTGGATTCAAAACTCATATAGCTATAACAGAAGAACGAATTATTACGGCAGCAACCATCACCTCAGCAGAAAAGGGAGATGGTCCCCAGCTTCCAGAATTATTAAAGATAAGCAAGCAAAATGGAATTCAAGTCAACACAATTATTGGTGATACCGCATATTCAGGAAAGGAAAATTTAAAATTAGCAAATGAACAAGGTATAAAAGTTGTTGCCAAATTGAATCCAGGGATTACTCAAGGTCATAGGAAGCAAGAAGATAAGTTTGACTACAATAAGGATGCAGGAATGTTCGTATGCCCAGCTGGTCACTTAGCTATTAGAAAAGCACGTCAAGGGAAAAAGAACAGTGGTAAAAATCAAACTTATACATACCTTTTTGATATTGAAAAATGTAAAACTTGTGCTCTTAAAGATGGTTGTTATAAGCCTGGGGCAAAGTCTAAAACTTATGCTGTAACCATTAAATCTGATGAGCACAGAGATCAAATGACTTTTCAGGAATCAGATTACTTTAGAGAGAAGTCAAAACACAGATATAAAGTTGAAGCTAAGAATAGTGAACTGAAAAATGTACACGGATATGGCAGAGCCTCTTCCTATGGCATTAAAAATATGCAAATGCAAGGAGCGATGGCTATTTTCGTTGTGAATTTAAAGCGAATACTCAAATTGAATATGTGA
- a CDS encoding phosphoesterase PA-phosphatase related protein (InterPro IPR000326~KEGG: bfs:BF4354 putative transmembrane protein~PFAM: Phosphatidic acid phosphatase type 2/haloperoxidase~SPTR: Putative uncharacterized protein;~IMG reference gene:2504105975~PFAM: PAP2 superfamily): MDLELTKAIGVKRNLFSVEKISLAYSLITGIMILILFPRMDHPIQMLLERFAIVGITLGLSLLGAWWPNKLMVLVRVGFQMGLLSYWYPDTYEFNRLFQNLDHVFATIEQSLFGFQPALEFSVQYPKLWISEAFNMGYFSYYPMIALVTLAYFFQRYEEFSKVAFILVGSFFLYYFLYIFIPVAGPQFYFPAIGLDNVHAGVFPSIGDFFNYSQTLHVGPYTEKGLFCQLVETSQQVGERPTAAFPSSHVGISTILMILAWRVNKSIFGFMFPFYLLLCGATVYIQAHYAIDVLAGFVSAFIIYGVVLYGYNSFFKQNDFSLKCYTISK, encoded by the coding sequence ATGGATTTAGAGTTGACAAAGGCTATTGGAGTGAAAAGAAATCTTTTTAGTGTTGAAAAGATTTCACTAGCATATAGTTTAATAACAGGAATTATGATACTCATTCTTTTTCCAAGAATGGATCATCCTATCCAAATGTTGTTGGAACGATTTGCTATTGTAGGTATTACATTGGGGCTTTCATTACTGGGTGCATGGTGGCCTAATAAATTGATGGTTTTGGTTCGTGTCGGATTCCAAATGGGGTTACTGTCTTATTGGTATCCTGATACTTATGAATTTAATAGATTATTCCAAAACCTAGACCATGTCTTTGCTACTATAGAGCAAAGCTTGTTCGGTTTTCAACCTGCATTGGAGTTTAGTGTTCAATATCCTAAACTATGGATTAGTGAGGCTTTTAATATGGGCTATTTTTCTTACTACCCTATGATTGCTTTGGTTACTTTAGCCTATTTTTTTCAACGCTATGAGGAGTTTAGTAAAGTAGCTTTTATACTTGTTGGATCTTTCTTCCTCTACTATTTTCTATATATTTTTATTCCAGTAGCTGGTCCTCAGTTTTATTTTCCTGCAATTGGTCTAGACAATGTACACGCTGGAGTCTTTCCTTCTATTGGTGATTTTTTTAATTATAGTCAGACACTTCATGTTGGTCCATATACTGAAAAGGGATTATTTTGTCAGTTGGTTGAGACGTCTCAGCAAGTAGGAGAACGTCCTACAGCAGCTTTTCCTAGCTCTCATGTTGGGATATCTACCATCTTAATGATATTAGCATGGAGGGTAAATAAAAGTATTTTTGGCTTTATGTTTCCTTTTTATCTCTTGCTTTGTGGAGCAACTGTATATATTCAGGCTCACTATGCCATTGATGTTTTAGCAGGGTTTGTTTCTGCTTTTATAATATACGGAGTGGTGTTGTATGGCTATAATTCTTTTTTTAAACAAAATGATTTTTCCTTAAAGTGTTATACGATTTCTAAGTAG